Proteins encoded in a region of the Drosophila busckii strain San Diego stock center, stock number 13000-0081.31 chromosome 2L, ASM1175060v1, whole genome shotgun sequence genome:
- the LOC108608404 gene encoding WD repeat-containing protein 81 has product MSDDVIWQEIGINPQHIVQCESDASRYQLICDRAWLKSLERHGTLTDFKEWPQLDRRAHPTGPLEHPWTCILVQTYRKQPQCKVYPLPARAAPADETPLPLSYSQAVCYVANANFKQLWEAAYKQYAGAHVKQSKASNVTSKKLTQLQNGLQPHDLVLKQLIQRIYNCPVLPCKQEPGAVNSPDADLANDCHANVLPALAAIETSTHYCVFHYPPALDCSLHDCLSYSPALLGKGYNKMLFIIYQLLQLARHLQAQGLFLGDLRLQHLLLRENLWLQVLPRLECNLLQCDQAATVDMSLPESPEQLPSSSIIDLKLAYDPAQFNLREYCEMWCNGQLSNFDYLSILNNACGRSPSNAAHHHIMPWVTDFAARNGANWRDLTKSKYRLNKGDIHLDLMYSQPAGAVEQLQVPHHVSDFLSEITYFVYMARRTPQSILCAHVRPIWVPAEYPVSIQRLQQWTPDECIPEFYTDPMIFKSIHEDLPDLELPVWASCPEDFICKHREALESQHVSERLHHWIDLNFGYKLSGKAAIKSKNVCLSLVDQHTNLSQRGIVQLFNQPHPARRYASAWFNKTAPRLTQLYAASDEGSSNLSQRRLARSSENLHVSSVDNSSPRMSLRPPQTESPGYYNVPNFIELPAQYNPALLLQQLETLESFYARTFPQQSAAPNPEELIISSDLLFEQSAAEHSFTNQLFAGESSLAQTASKNLLVSTPPAEQSLQQLLASRTQRELHVLGCLLVELFALQRLRPLLQPSADLERRLAACRTVLQLHGLELPRAVRQVAQLLLLQPEHQLTSSGLPRPASPAQLLEPMFASSLLPFPSHYIAVYAFMRTLHVYQLNFELLELHTHLNCSGGLECARYTDLDRQRVLFERKIAECKVMSASAQLRRLLGVQTFAYEQFTPVQLILPHVIDLLRDERTSILSAWNLFDPIAQALGITQTQQQLLQPLLKLYDVESVPSQQEESLNGSGIASSQHLRFSASSSFKSRKSVKLYHHSFLLRLIVRFGLRCFLQHFIAPLIEAVGGYKEPEQGTGLHYHLHSNGSRRTSKNLSYAMEQEQLPSAKPDVEELFTFEEDAEQKSLDSFDLPANSTALAEEAHESTGSSPDKLAINELIYGAKLSPDKISLLSQEHTPPAPTHIGPRSPTIEIPASGIRRSFQLSAIDCDIGSRKSVDSFELISQTQSSAPSAEPAAAPSTTSADLAACDSLQASVISRMSEAKALQNNRISEMSAESLVWLSHRLGPVLTSRFITRNLLKLLSLCYVGQENLLPELEATDESSSSADALNLNYFSIANARVVGDRSAARVLECLMHIAAIYGENFLLLQYFPHISELIALCSKRLTGSLEGAIISSLQLLKYMLPCLMDASIMEHLQHTILEAILLPILRLLSSTNLVMPSGYLGRSLLARKFLDACYALSVRLGSDMTREHLCQTLLSPFFLIFNKAYGLPNDFSGNLANLTLGGAAGALEELRDVFGPELAHTSYLIFLRFLGESIMQRTLSNLEFVLTLCHEHGAQTESQLSSSASQSIQMDVVDSGESAANSFGTQIVGNRLQVVSGSMELLDLVAYKLDHMPSTRYLQGNWLAYWRHENSRSDKDQQVLNLKQIRLQSFVGHTNSVRAIYALENENSFISASKDKTVKLWSLRNEGDGRKSSACRFTYTAHKKSIHSLSFLESLRYVVSCDAGVHLWDPFIGRPLGQLDSARHSAVTVVKCLPSHSPLVAAGTAESTVRIIDARTMQYVNEWRVCHAALPNATVRCLAVAPSGNWLAAGLSSGSIMQLDTRTGLVLNAWRPMECDLLQLTAPSDQLLVSSALDHSLAVWHALDGILHYQLKPPPEPAHFLQTVGSSLIYATTGNRVGVYADVANSHALNTITKLRSETFRGVLTSLAVLPLNRAFLAGNESGNIALLC; this is encoded by the exons atgaGCGACGATGTGATATGGCAAGAAATTGGCATTAATCCTCAACATATTGTGCAGTGTGAGTCAGACGCCAGTCGTTATCAGCTAATATGTGACAGGGCCTGGCTAAAGTCCCTCGAGCGTCATGGCACACTCACAGACTTCAAGGAATGGCCACAGCTGGACAGACGCGCACATCCCACAGGCCCTTTGGAGCATCCTTGGACCTGCATACTAGTGCAGACATATCGCAAGCAGCCACAGTGCAAAGTATATCCACTGCCAGCCCGCGCAGCGCCAGCAGATGAGACGCCGTTGCCACTCAGTTACTCCCAGGCAGTTTGCTATGTAGCCAATGCCAATTTCAAGCAGCTATGGGAGGCGGCCTATAAGCAATATGCGGGTGCGCAtgtaaagcaaagcaaagcgagcaACGTAACGAGCAAAAAGCTGACACAGTTGCAGAATGGACTACAGCCACATGATCTAGTGCTCAAGCAGTTGATACAGCGCATCTACAACTGTCCCGTGCTGCCGTGTAAACAGGAGCCAGGTGCTGTTAATAGCCCGGATGCGGATTTGGCCAATGATTGTCATGCTAATGTGCTGCCAGCACTGGCGGCTATTGAGACCAGCACACACTACTGCGTCTTCCACTATCCGCCCGCGCTAGACTGCAGTCTGCATGATTGCCTCAGCTACAGTCCCGCCCTGCTGGGCAAGGGCTACAACAAGATGCTGTTCATCATctatcagctgctgcagctggcgcgaCACTTGCAGGCGCAGGGACTGTTCCTGGGCGACTTGCGTCTGCAGCATTTATTGCTGCGCGAGAATCTCTGGCTGCAGGTGCTGCCGCGACTGGAATGCAATCTGCTGCAATGTGACCAGGCGGCTACGGTGGACATGTCGCTGCCTGAGTCACCAGAGcagctgcccagcagcagcatcattgATCTCAAGCTGGCCTACGATCCGGCGCAGTTCAATCTACGCGAATACTGTGAAATGTGGTGCAATGGCCAGTTGTCCAACTTTGATTATCTCAGCATCTTGAACAATGCCTGTGGACGCAGTCCGAGCAATGCTGCTCATCATCACATCATGCCCTGGGTAACGGACTTTGCCGCACGCAATGGCGCCAATTGGCGTGATCTAACCAAGAGCAAATATCGCCTCAACAAGGGCGACATACATCTGGATCTCATGTACAGTCAGCCAGCTGGCGctgtggagcagctgcaggtgCCGCATCATGTGTCCGATTTTCTCTCCGAGATTACATACTTTGTATACATGGCACGACGCACACCACAGTCCATACTCTGCGCACATGTGCGTCCCATTTGGGTGCCCGCCGAATATCCCGTGTCCATACAGCGACTGCAGCAATGGACGCCAGATGAATGCATACCCGAGTTCTATACAGATCCAATGATTTTCAAGAGCATACATGAGGACTTGCCGGATCTGGAGCTGCCTGTCTGGGCTAGCTGTCCTGAGGACTTTATATGCAAGCATCGCGAGGCGCTGGAATCGCAGCATGTAAGCGAGCGACTGCATCATTggattgatttgaattttgg TTACAAATTAAGCGGCAAGGCAGCTATCAAATCAAAGAATGTCTGTTTAAGTCTGGTGGATCAACATACCAATCTCAGCCAGCGTGGCATAGTGCAGCTGTTTAATCAACCGCATCCAGCCAGACGTTATGCCTCAGCCTGGTTCAACAAAACAGCGCCCAGGCTAACGCAACTCTATGCTGCCAGCGATGAAGGCAGCTCCAATCTAAGCCAGCGCCGCTTGGCGCGCAGCAGCGAGAATCTGCATGTGAGCAGCGTGGACAATAGCTCGCCACGCATGTCGCTGCGACCACCGCAGACGGAGTCACCTGGCTACTATAATGTGCCCAACTTTATTGAGCTGCCGGCGCAGTACAatcctgcgctgctgctgcagcagctggaaacGCTGGAGAGCTTCTATGCGCGCACATTTCCACAACAAAGCGCAGCACCGAATCCAGAGGAGCTAATAATCAGCAGTGATTTGTTATTCGAGCAAAGTGCAGCGGAGCATTCCTTTACCAATCAGCTATTTGCTGGAGAGAGCAGCTTGGCACAGACGGCAAGCAAAAATCTGCTGGTATCGACGCCGCCTGCTGAGCAAAGTCTGCAGCAGCTACTGGCGTCACGCACGCAGCGTGAGCTGCATGTGCTGGGCTGTCTATTGGTGGAACTGTTTGCACTGCAGCGCCTGCGCCCGCTGCTGCAACCTAGCGCGGATTTGGAGCGTCGTCTGGCTGCCTGCCGCActgtgttgcagctgcatggCCTGGAGCTGCCCAGAGCAGTGCGTCAAGTTGcgcagctactgctgctgcagccagagCACCAACTGACGTCGTCGGGTCTACCACGCCCCGCAAGCCCAGCACAGCTGCTGGAGCCCATGTTTGCCTCATCGCTGCTGCCCTTTCCCAGTCATTATATAGCTGTCTACGCTTTCATGCGCACGCTGCATGTTTATCAACTGAACTTtgagctgctggagctgcataCGCATCTGAACTGCAGCGGTGGACTGGAGTGCGCTCGCTACACGGATCTGGATCGCCAGCGTGTTTTGTTTGAGCGCAAGATTGCCGAGTGTAAAGTCATGTCCGCCAGTGCGCAACTGCGTCGCCTGCTGGGCGTGCAGACCTTTGCCTATGAGCAGTTTACGCCCGTGCAGCTGATTCTACCCCATGTCATAGATTTGCTGCGTGATGAGCGCACTTCTATATTAAGCGCCTGGAACTTGTTTGATCCCATTGCCCAAGCGCTGGGCATAACGCAAacccaacagcagctgctgcagccgctgcttaAGCTCTACGATGTGGAGAGTGTGCCCTCGCAGCAGGAGGAGAGTCTCAATGGCAGCGGCATTGCCAGCAGTCAACATCTGCGCTTctccgccagcagcagcttcaagtcACGCAAATCCGTCAAGCTCTATCATCATAGCTTTCTGCTGCGTTTGATAGTGCGCTTTGGCTTGCGCTGCTTCTTGCAGCACTTTATAGCGCCTCTTATCGAAGCTGTGGGTGGCTACAAGGAGCCGGAGCAAGGCACTGGGCTGCACTATCATCTGCATAGCAATGGCAGTCGGCGCACCAGCAAGAATCTCAGCTATGCtatggagcaggagcagctgccgTCCGCCAAGCCTGACGTGGAGGAACTGTTTACATTTGAGGAGGATGCGGAGCAGAAATCGTTAGACTCATTTGATTTGCCTGCCAATTCCACAGCGTTAGCTGAGGAAGCACATGAATCTACAGGCAGCTCGCCGGATAAACTGGCGATCAATGAGCTCATCTATGGCGCCAAGCTCTCACCGGATAAGATATCGCTGCTCAGTCAAGAGCACACGCCGCCAGCTCCAACACACATAGGACCACGCTCACCCACCATTGAAATCCCAGCCAGCGGCATTAGACGCAGCTTTCAGCTCAGCGCCATTGACTGCGACATTGGCTCACGCAAGAGCGTCGACAGCTTTGAGCTCATCAGTCAGACGCAGTCCAGCGCACCCAGCGCTGAGCCTGCAGCTGCGCCCAGCACAACAAGCGCTGATTTGGCTGCCTGCGATTCACTGCAAGCTTCTGTAATCTCACGCATGAGCGAGGCCAAGGCGCTGCAAAATAATCGCATTAGCGAAATGAGCGCGGAGAGTTTGGTTTGGCTATCACATCGCCTGGGTCCGGTGCTCACCTCACGCTTTATAACACGCAATCTGCTcaagctgctgtcgctttgcTATGTGGGACAGGAGAATCTGCTGCCAGAGCTGGAGGCTACAGATGAGAGCAGTTCGTCTGCGGATGCTTTGAATCTCAACTACTTTAGCATTGCCAATGCGCGTGTCGTCGGAGATCGCAGCGCAGCGCGTGTGCTCGAGTGTCTTATGCATATAGCAG CCATCTATGGCGagaactttttgctgctgcaatattttCCGCACATAAGCGAGCTCATTGCGTTGTGCTCAAAGCGTCTGACGGGCAGTCTGGAGGGCGCCATCATAAgctcgctgcagctgctcaagtACATGTTGCCTTGTCTGATGGATGCAAGCATTATGGAGCATCTGCAGCATACCATATTGGAGGCTATACTGTTGCCCATACTGCGGTTGCTAAGCTCAACGAATCTGGTGATGCCGAGCGGCTATTTGGGACGTTCGCTGCTGGCGCGTAAATTCCTGGATGCATGCTATGCTCTGAGCGTTCGACTAGGCTCGGATATGACGCGGGAACATCTTTGCCAGACGCTGCTGTCGCCATTCTTTCTTATATTCAACAAAGCTTATGGCTTGCCCAATGACTTTAGCGGCAATTTGGCTAATTTGACGCTGggcggcgctgctggcgcaCTGGAAGAGCTGCGTGATGTATTTGGCCCGGAGCTGGCGCATACTTCCTATCTCATCTTTCTGCGTTTTCTGGGCGAGTCTATAATGCAGCGCACATTGAGCAATTTGGAATTTGTGTTGACGCTTTGCCATGAGCATGGCGCTCAAACTGAATctcagctgagcagcagcgccagccagAGCATACAAATGGATGTTGTGGACAGCGGCGAGAGCGCTGCCAATAGCTTTGGCACACAAATTGTGGGCAATCGCTTGCAGGTTGTAAGCGGCAGCATGGAGCTGCTGGATCTGGTGGCCTACAAGCTGGATCACATGCCCAGCACGCGCTATTTGCAAGGCAATTGGTTGGCCTATTGGCGGCATGAGAACAGTCGCAGCGACAAGGATCAGCAGGTGTTGAATCTCAAGCAAATACGTCTGCAATCCTTTGTGGGGCACACAAACTCTGTTAGAGCAATTTATGCGCTGGAGAATGAGAATAGCTTCATAAGCGCTTCCAAGGACAAAACGGTGAAGTTGTGGTCGCTGCGTAATGAGGGCGATGGACGCAAGAGCAGCGCCTGCCGTTTCACCTACACAGCGCATAAGAAGTCTATACACTCGTTGAGTTTTCTGGAGTCGCTGCGTTATGTAGTGAGCTGTGATGCGGGCGTGCATCTATGGGATCCATTTATAGGCAGACCGCTGGGTCAGCTGGACTCCGCTAGACACAGCGCAGTCACCGTAGTCAAGTGTCTGCCCTCGCATTCGCCTTTGGTAGCCGCTGGCACAGCTGAGTCTACAGTGCGTATAATTGATGCACGCACTATGCAATACGTCAACGAGTGGCGCGTTTGTCATGCCGCCTTGCCCAATGCCACAGTGCGTTGCTTGGCGGTAGCACCTTCGGGTAATTGGCTGGCTGCTGGTCTCTCCTCCGGCAGCATTATGCAGCTGGATACGCGCACTGGACTCGTGTTGAATGCCTGGCGGCCCATGGAGTGCGACTTGCTGCAACTGACGGCACCCAGCGATCAGCTGCTGGTCAGCTCGGCGCTGGATCATAGCCTGGCTGTCTGGCATGCACTCGACGGCATTCTGCACTATCAGCTCAA ACCACCACCAGAGCCCGCACACTTTCTACAAACTGTAGGCTCGTCCCTCATCTATGCCACCACCGGCAATCGCGTGGGCGTCTATGCGGATGTGGCCAACTCTCATGCGCTGAACACCATTACCAAGCTGCGTTCGGAAACTTTTCGTGGCGTGCTCACCTCGTTGGCTGTGCTGCCGCTGAATCGCGCTTTTCTTGCCGGCAACGAAAGCGGCAacattgctttgctttgttag